TgtagtttaacgtccctttaatgccAGACCGAGATAACCACATGAATTCCCCAGCACTAACACAATCACctcaaaaacaaacataaaaagggCTCTGTTCTCAAAAGTAATTCTGTCATACGTATGAAAAAGTGACATCTAAACATGGTAAATATCTTCAAATGGTTTAGTATTTGTTTACCCTCGCAGGCAAAATAACGCATTAAAAGGGAGGAACATCAcaatgcactgtccctttaaagggatactgaacccaaattttttctttcacgattcagatagaaagttgtttaaattttcatgctctaatttactcctattatcattttttcttcattctcttggtatctttatttaaaaaccaggaatgtaagcttaggagccagcccattttaggtccagcaccctggatagcgcttgctgattgtttggatacatttagccaccaatcattaagcactacccaggtgctgaacctaaaatgggccgactcctaagcttacattcctgctttttaaataaagataccaaaagaacgaagaaaaattgataataggagaaaattagaaagttgcttaaattttcatgctctatctgaatcacgaaagaaaaaaaaatgggttcagtgtccctttaactaattaggATTTATATATGGGAAGGCCGACCAGGCTCAGATCTTCAATCTGACTACAAGAGGATAATGATCGCCAATCAAGGAGCGAGGTAGGCGTCTGATTTTAGGGGGGGTGTATCAGACGCTGGGGGGGGGATCTGAATATCCAGTCAAGTTTAACCTTTAttacttttttcatttattattcggATTGTTCCCCGCTAGGCATATTCTAACCATCCATAATCACTAAAGTGCATGGTTATTTATCCTGACaaatccaatttaaagggacagtaaaacatatccttttaaataactttacaagttacttctattatctaatttgcttcattcacttggtatcctttgttgaacagcataattAGTTCATAGACTCAGAAGCAGAAATTTACTAAtgatagctagctgctgattggtggctgcacatatatcccctCATTACTggattaccagatgtgttcagctagctcccagtagtgtactgctgctcattcaacaaaggataagtcaagcacattttataatagaagttaattggaaagttgtctgaAAGTGTATGTTGTGCCTGAAAGTGTATGTTGTGCCTGAAAGTGTATGTTGTGCCTGAAAGTGTATGTTGTGCCTGAAAGTGTATGTTGTGCCTGAAAGTGTATGTTGTGCCTGAAAGTGTATGTTGTGCCTGAAACTATATGTTGTGCCTGAAACTATATGTTGTGCCTGAAACTATATGTTGTGCCTGAAACTATATGTTGTGCCTGAAACTATATGTTGTGCCTGAAACTATATGTTGTGCCTGAAACTATATGTTGTGCCTGAAACTGTATGTTGTGCCTGAAACTGTATGTTGTGTCTGAAACTGTATGTTGTGTCTGAAACTGTATGTTGTGTCTGAAACTGTATGTTGTGTCTGAAACTGTATGTTGTGTCTAAAACATTAAAGGAAtgggttttatacccctttaataaACGGAATCAGAAACTGCAATGGAATCTTCTCTTGACGAGCCAGTGGGTTCCTACAAATATGGTTCCCAGTATCTGCAAACTAAGTTCCTACAGCACGTCCCTTGTGATAgtataaaatacacaaaaacaaatatacatcTAAATACACACAAGAAACAGAAATAAAACCCCAAACGTAGTCATCTTTTACTATAAACTGTTTTACAAAATAGTAACCCCATAGAACACTATATGGAAAATGATCACCATGGATAGCTCTTCATAGAGGAGACTGtacaatacatacaatatacaaGATCTCAGCAACCATCATGGAGATTCACAAGCAATAAGAGAAGTTCTAACCATTTTTTCAAGACTTAAAAACTTTATTGAGATCACACTTTTTCCTAAGCCAATGAAAATATGATCTCTGATTCACATCATCGaacataaaaataagcaaaatgcgtTAGATTGTATATTCTGCATTACAAGTTGGTATATTGTGGAATGTTTTGTTAAACAAGAGgaaaataaatcttaaagggatactaaacccaattgttttctttaatgattcatatagagcagccattttaagcaactttctcatttactcctaatataattttttcttcattgtcttggtatcttaatttaaaaagcaggaatataaagcttaggagccggcccattttaggatcagcacccaatatagcgcttgcttattgttggctacatttagccaccaattagcaagcgtaacccaggttctgaaccaaaaatgggtcggctcctaagctttaaattactgctttttaaataaagatagcaagagaatgaagaaaaattgataataggagtaaattagaaagttgcttattattgctgctctatctaaatcattaaagaaaaaaaattgggtttagtatccctttaaattgtatttagaaaattttggaaaataaacaaaactattttgGGGTCCCAGCAATATATAAATGGTGAAGGAAAACTAATTATTAATTAATGGACAAAGATAaaggaaacaaataataaaatatatatatatatatatatttctagaatAAAGTGTGGCTTATTTATGAGTTTTCATGTGAACAACAAGTTTTGACTTATTTCTAAATCCTCTGTCACAGTACGAGCACACAAACGGTTTCTCTCCTGTGTGTATTCTCAGATGGACAATGAGTGTCGAGCTTCGGTTGAAACCTTTACCGCATTCAGAACAGACATACGGTTTATCGCCCGTGTGAACCCTTCGGTGTGTAACCAGATTTGACTTCTGATTGAAACATTTCCCGCAATCAAAACATTCAAACGGTTTTTCACCTGTGTGAACCCTGCGATGTGCAACAAAATTAGAGCTCCGAAAAAAATGCTTTCCACAGTCTGGacaatcatattttttttctctagagtgcatttttttatgtttaacaaGATCTTCTTTCAAGCTGAAATATTTCCCACAGTCTGAACATGTAAATGGTTTTTCCCCTGGATGACACGTCTGATGTCTAACAAGAACTGATTTGCTGGCAAAACATTTACCACAATCCGCACACACAAATGGATTTTCCCTAGTATGACAGGACTGATGTCTAGAAAGTTCAGATTTACTTGCAAAACGTTTTACGCATTTGGAGCAagaaaatggtttctctcctgtgtgaattctctGGTGTACAACAAGGTGTGAGGAGTGTACAAAACGTTTACCACATTCGATACACTCAAAtggtttttcccctgtgtgacaCATTTGATGTCGTACAAGATGCGAATTACTAACAAAACATTTCCTGCAGACTGAACAAATAATTGTATTTTCTCCTGTGTGGATTCTTTGATGTCTGAAGAGGGTTTCTTTCTGGCCAAAACGTTTCCCACATTCAATGCattcaaatattttctcccctgtGTGTATTTGTTGGTGCCGAACCAGATTTCGATTGGTGACAAAGCCTTTACCACAATCCAAACATTTGAATTGTTTTTCACCTCTGTGGTACCTCTGGTGTTTGGCAAGATGTGAGCTACTGAAAAAATATTTCCCACACTCCTCGCACTGAAATGACGTTACGCCTGTGTGAAGTGACTCGTGTCTGGACAAGGCCAATTCAGACTTGAATAATTTTTTACATTCTAAGCAGCAGTAATGTTTCTTTGGATCGATAGTAacagatttgttatttatttttttatccattggtccTGGCAAATCGTTATCGTTTGTATCTTCTTCAGGACTTCCTTGCCTAGAACCATGTAGCCCGTTCTCTGCATATCCTGTTGTGAGATGTTCATGATACTTTGAGTGCTTATCCATTGGTTTCTCTGACTGCATCAGATTTTTGCTTCTGGTGTCTCTTCTAATATGATTCAGTCGCACACAATAATGACCATGAACAGTTCCCTTTATTCCACAATCGGTGGAACTACAGCTCATATGTTTATCAGTGATGTTCCTGGTCACAGACCCATCTgttagagagagatggaagaatatgAGTAAAACGTATCTGCTGGTCAGAGCTTTGTAAATATGATTAAATAAGAGTGAAGGGAGCAAATTGGAAAATATTATAAAGCTAAAGAGAGGAGTTTTCTAGAACAATCTGCTGCTCCAGGAAGAGACCAGTTATGGTGATTGAAGAATATAATCTAAGaacaattttaaaatgttaatccttaaattaaagagacagtaaagtctataataaacttttatgattcatatagatatTGCaaacaaattttccaatttacttctactattatcaaatttgcattgctcTTTTTgcatctttgttgaagagtagactcaggagcagcaatgcactactgtgagctagctgagcacattgggctagattacaaggggtgtGCTATCGTTGGCACGAGCCGAGATAAGCAATATTGGGACTGTGCTAACTTGCTTACTTACTACAAGTacctaaacatataaacacatatatatacacactttggagccctttccactcaattaCCTTAAAGCATGAAAaatcaattttaaatattttaaaaatgtgtttaatgtatgtatattttatattccaatgttcttcacattggaggaaatgttctttgtattttatgtctatatctatacctgtacctgtatatatattcatatagatgtataagtatagatatatatatattttacataaaaataatatatatagaaatatatatttaaaaataaaaaggaaattttctGCTacgcgaagaacattggaatgtaaaatattcacaactaccttcggctttagcgctgTTGGTCTAATGCGGTGCCGGATTAGTGCTTAAGTTATAAGTGTTCGTTTTGGGGGGTTTTGTAACAGTGCGCTCCATTAATGTCGATGGGGACAAGTTAACGCAGTCGCAATAATTCCAGCTGTTATCGCTCATTGGATTTTGCTCGCGCACAAACAATTTaccttcaacttataatatgagctccAACCCGTCCTcagtaaaagtttactttcagtgtTGTTTGTGCACAAGCGAAAAAAATAtatagcgtaccacttgtaatcttgcccactggGTGTgcaagtgacaagaggcatatctgtgtagcTACTAATCACCACACTGCTGTGACTGAGCATGACGTGGCTGGTGGATTGGCAAACACATGTGTATGCCGCTATTAGCTGGTACACTGGCT
The nucleotide sequence above comes from Bombina bombina isolate aBomBom1 chromosome 7, aBomBom1.pri, whole genome shotgun sequence. Encoded proteins:
- the LOC128635638 gene encoding zinc finger protein OZF-like — its product is MAQFEKEKSDFEDVAVYFSKDEWEYLNEEEKQLYKDVMIENYQNLTFLGCINIKPAIVSQIERGEDLFINQLSVKNISLNATNGSVTRNITDKHMSCSSTDCGIKGTVHGHYCVRLNHIRRDTRSKNLMQSEKPMDKHSKYHEHLTTGYAENGLHGSRQGSPEEDTNDNDLPGPMDKKINNKSVTIDPKKHYCCLECKKLFKSELALSRHESLHTGVTSFQCEECGKYFFSSSHLAKHQRYHRGEKQFKCLDCGKGFVTNRNLVRHQQIHTGEKIFECIECGKRFGQKETLFRHQRIHTGENTIICSVCRKCFVSNSHLVRHQMCHTGEKPFECIECGKRFVHSSHLVVHQRIHTGEKPFSCSKCVKRFASKSELSRHQSCHTRENPFVCADCGKCFASKSVLVRHQTCHPGEKPFTCSDCGKYFSLKEDLVKHKKMHSREKKYDCPDCGKHFFRSSNFVAHRRVHTGEKPFECFDCGKCFNQKSNLVTHRRVHTGDKPYVCSECGKGFNRSSTLIVHLRIHTGEKPFVCSYCDRGFRNKSKLVVHMKTHK